Proteins encoded together in one Neobacillus sp. FSL H8-0543 window:
- a CDS encoding tRNA-dihydrouridine synthase, with product MIDNFWRDLPRPFFVLAPMEDVTDVVFRHVVSEAGRPDVFFTEFTNSDSYCHPEGMKSVRGRLLFTEDEQPMVAHIWGDNPEYFRQMSIGMAELGFKGIDINMGCPVPNVVSRGKGCGLILRPDVAAELIQAAKAGGLPVSVKTRLGDKEVQEWEEWLTHIFKQDIANLSIHLRTRKEMSQVDAHWELIPEIKKLRDRIAPNTLLTINGDIPDRQTGLQLAEQYGIDGVMIGRGIFKNPFAFEKEPKEHSSKEYLDLLRLQLDLQDQYAEALPRSITGLHRFFKIYVKGFPGAGGLRNQLMNTKSTDEVRALLDKFGSKNLDGMGKE from the coding sequence ATGATAGATAATTTTTGGCGTGATTTACCACGGCCATTTTTTGTACTTGCACCAATGGAAGATGTGACGGATGTTGTTTTTCGTCACGTAGTAAGTGAAGCCGGTCGACCGGATGTATTTTTCACAGAGTTTACAAACTCGGATAGCTATTGTCATCCAGAGGGCATGAAAAGTGTGCGTGGCCGTTTGCTTTTTACAGAGGATGAACAGCCAATGGTGGCACATATTTGGGGGGATAATCCCGAATATTTCCGTCAAATGAGTATTGGCATGGCAGAGCTAGGATTTAAAGGCATCGATATTAATATGGGCTGCCCTGTACCGAATGTGGTATCGAGAGGGAAAGGTTGTGGCCTTATTCTGCGTCCAGACGTTGCGGCAGAACTTATTCAAGCAGCAAAAGCAGGCGGACTGCCTGTAAGCGTGAAAACACGACTTGGCGATAAGGAGGTTCAGGAGTGGGAGGAGTGGCTAACGCATATTTTTAAACAGGATATTGCGAACCTTTCTATTCATTTACGTACAAGAAAGGAAATGAGCCAAGTAGATGCGCATTGGGAGCTAATTCCGGAAATCAAAAAATTACGTGACCGTATTGCACCCAATACCCTGCTAACAATCAATGGAGACATTCCTGACCGTCAAACTGGGCTGCAGCTTGCTGAACAATATGGTATTGATGGCGTTATGATCGGGCGAGGTATTTTTAAAAATCCTTTTGCTTTTGAAAAAGAGCCAAAAGAGCATAGCAGTAAAGAATACCTTGATCTTTTAAGACTGCAGCTTGATCTTCAAGATCAATATGCGGAAGCACTGCCACGTTCAATCACAGGGCTTCATCGCTTTTTCAAAATTTATGTTAAAGGATTCCCTGGAGCTGGTGGATTAAGAAATCAATTGATGAACACGAAGTCAACAGATGAAGTGCGTGCATTGCTTGATAAATTTGGGTCAAAAAATCTTGATGGAATGGGGAAAGAGTAG
- a CDS encoding sigma-70 family RNA polymerase sigma factor: protein MIPAKIDPISITTIREKGVGSIIDWFELHKQSFYLLGWSYLRNQQQMEELFYRSILKVHKELPRLKSETSFETWVTFIFIHTCRELSNDRSLQVSEESEPRQDLFKALDQLNEYEKEAMVLTYVKGFSHEEVAYLLQFSAEKIKELLFSGIQSLRKEMGDGSTYNGCKEYHEVYIDYLERTLDRSKKIDFEKHIYYCQDCQEDLATFQDVMLNLTDRMEDLPMPSSFMGNIKDRLAEKETHRQQKNKKRKSTGLAIAGVFALLIGLEFFTGAFSSLYYAWTEEDPQLRAFLQQDLGESLNLEAESDGVKIKIKSAIADDVQTLIFYEIEDTKKDNQFAMDYHDGVLVENEHEIMSSETYPRYYPPDLESDVNNEKKNVYQGKISLLPLTTDNGTIKLKITKLHKLFRDTSGRSGFRGYENTEYNTGEWNFEIPVTKQPSIEYALDKKTEIEGIPVRFDKLTIAPTATILQFGINNEQPGKRIEVINFDNLEVNNKKVRADLYGTSYLESQQDVNWTTFETYFDPLFGAKPKEVNVQLGSIYLTFQDQKTIDLDASLEYPQTFEYAGSTISIDKLEVGQPAHVVISNHEIENRAYESIQFHIVGDDETGSMEMNSEGVLVDKNGVEYDMKETPVSYEEIEQPRHFITVQSFELYNNNTGEKVVPKKLEIFGYNATKYLDDVVKISLK from the coding sequence ATGATCCCAGCAAAAATAGATCCCATTTCAATCACTACGATAAGAGAAAAAGGCGTGGGATCCATCATCGATTGGTTTGAACTGCATAAACAATCTTTCTATTTACTTGGTTGGTCCTATCTTAGGAATCAGCAGCAAATGGAAGAGCTTTTTTATCGGTCCATTTTAAAAGTCCATAAGGAATTGCCACGATTAAAAAGTGAAACATCATTTGAAACGTGGGTTACATTCATTTTCATACATACCTGCCGGGAGCTTTCTAATGATAGGAGTTTACAAGTTTCAGAGGAAAGTGAGCCCCGTCAGGATTTATTTAAAGCGCTTGATCAATTGAATGAGTACGAGAAAGAAGCGATGGTCCTTACATATGTAAAAGGATTCTCTCATGAGGAAGTGGCATATCTTCTCCAATTTTCAGCGGAAAAGATTAAAGAGCTTTTGTTTTCCGGAATCCAATCACTTAGAAAAGAAATGGGGGACGGATCAACCTATAATGGCTGTAAGGAATATCATGAGGTTTACATCGATTACTTAGAAAGAACCCTGGATCGGTCGAAAAAGATTGATTTTGAGAAACATATTTATTACTGTCAGGACTGTCAGGAGGATTTGGCTACTTTTCAGGATGTCATGTTAAATCTAACTGATAGGATGGAAGATTTGCCTATGCCATCTAGTTTCATGGGAAACATCAAAGATAGGCTGGCAGAAAAGGAAACGCACAGACAGCAGAAGAACAAGAAACGTAAAAGTACGGGACTTGCTATTGCTGGTGTATTCGCATTATTAATAGGTTTAGAATTTTTTACTGGAGCGTTTTCCAGCCTCTACTATGCATGGACAGAAGAAGATCCGCAATTGCGTGCTTTTCTTCAACAGGACTTGGGTGAAAGCTTGAACCTGGAAGCGGAAAGTGATGGGGTGAAAATCAAGATCAAGAGTGCGATTGCTGATGATGTTCAGACGCTTATTTTTTATGAAATTGAAGATACAAAAAAAGACAATCAATTTGCGATGGATTATCATGATGGGGTTTTAGTAGAGAATGAACATGAAATCATGAGCAGTGAAACATATCCAAGGTACTATCCTCCTGACCTTGAGTCGGATGTAAATAACGAAAAAAAGAATGTATATCAAGGGAAGATTAGTCTGCTGCCCCTCACAACGGATAATGGGACAATCAAACTGAAGATAACAAAGCTTCATAAATTGTTTCGTGATACCTCTGGCCGGAGTGGTTTTAGAGGTTACGAGAACACGGAATATAATACAGGGGAGTGGAACTTTGAGATCCCTGTAACAAAACAGCCTTCCATCGAATATGCATTGGATAAAAAAACTGAAATCGAGGGAATCCCAGTTCGATTTGATAAACTAACCATTGCTCCAACAGCGACGATTCTGCAATTTGGTATTAATAACGAACAGCCAGGGAAGCGGATAGAGGTTATTAATTTTGACAATCTAGAGGTGAACAATAAAAAAGTGAGAGCTGATTTGTATGGAACCTCTTATCTAGAATCACAGCAAGACGTAAATTGGACTACTTTTGAAACATATTTTGATCCTCTTTTTGGAGCAAAGCCAAAAGAGGTTAACGTTCAATTAGGCTCTATTTATTTAACTTTTCAAGACCAAAAGACCATTGATCTGGATGCTTCTCTTGAATACCCTCAAACCTTTGAATATGCAGGAAGTACAATCTCGATTGACAAGCTAGAAGTTGGACAGCCTGCCCATGTTGTCATCAGTAATCATGAAATTGAGAATCGAGCATATGAGTCTATTCAATTCCACATTGTGGGTGATGATGAAACTGGTTCAATGGAGATGAATTCTGAAGGAGTGCTCGTTGATAAAAACGGGGTGGAATACGATATGAAAGAAACCCCCGTCTCATATGAAGAAATCGAGCAGCCCCGTCATTTCATTACAGTTCAAAGCTTTGAGTTATACAATAACAACACTGGAGAAAAAGTAGTTCCTAAAAAGCTGGAGATTTTTGGATATAATGCAACGAAATATTTGGATGATGTTGTGAAGATTTCATTGAAATAA
- a CDS encoding ABC transporter permease — protein MRSQLSTTAKVYLAIVFVILYAPIFYLIFYSFNNGGSMGSFEGFTLEHYQAVFDDNRLLVILINTVIVALLSALIATVIGTLGAIGIVSLRNYKIRNIVLSLNNILIVSPDVVIGASFLILFTMIGVKLGFTSVVISHIAFSIPIVVLMVLPKILEMNTNLIDAALDLGANRRDVLTRVIIPYIKPGILAGFFMAVTYSLDDFAVTFFVTGNGFSTLSVEIYSMARAGISLTVNAISGLVFIVTVGIVVMYYFITMRSKKTEGSTQ, from the coding sequence ATGCGATCACAGTTATCAACTACAGCTAAAGTATATTTAGCAATCGTGTTTGTTATTTTATATGCACCGATCTTCTACTTGATTTTTTATTCATTCAATAACGGCGGTTCAATGGGTTCATTTGAAGGTTTTACACTAGAACATTATCAAGCCGTATTTGATGATAATCGTTTACTCGTTATCTTAATAAATACCGTTATTGTTGCATTGCTATCAGCGTTAATAGCTACCGTTATCGGAACACTTGGAGCAATTGGTATTGTTTCATTAAGAAATTATAAAATACGTAACATCGTTTTATCATTAAATAATATTTTAATTGTTAGCCCAGATGTTGTGATTGGGGCAAGCTTCTTAATTTTATTCACAATGATTGGAGTTAAGCTTGGCTTTACATCAGTAGTAATTTCACATATTGCATTTAGTATCCCAATCGTTGTATTAATGGTCTTGCCAAAAATATTGGAAATGAATACGAACTTAATTGATGCAGCACTTGATTTAGGAGCGAATCGTCGCGATGTATTAACACGTGTTATTATTCCCTATATTAAACCTGGGATTTTAGCTGGTTTTTTTATGGCCGTAACCTATTCATTAGATGACTTTGCTGTTACATTTTTTGTTACGGGTAACGGATTTAGTACATTGTCTGTTGAAATCTATTCCATGGCACGTGCAGGTATTTCGTTAACTGTTAATGCAATCTCAGGGCTAGTGTTTATCGTGACAGTCGGTATTGTCGTTATGTATTACTTCATTACGATGCGGTCGAAAAAAACGGAGGGCTCTACTCAATGA
- a CDS encoding helix-turn-helix transcriptional regulator, giving the protein MTNEQIEDFSELDNIVNEATGRRIKFLVQNQGISQSHLAKLWGRDTKTISNYYCGKSLPDKKDLIILSRVLGKSYDEILVFKGDVEGYQRIDQYSIEFDDKCETISDAINRSKTESKLFNSFSKGYANIRNLEEAGFCFLFFSSEDEQDIRNRMMDELLSGKGVHSPYMQHIYEYYIWRNLSEEQKAVCKAQFAYWRGEKEERPSISTVYQLKNKD; this is encoded by the coding sequence TTGACAAATGAACAAATTGAGGATTTTTCGGAACTAGATAATATCGTTAATGAGGCAACTGGTCGAAGAATAAAATTCTTAGTGCAGAATCAGGGTATTTCTCAATCACATTTAGCAAAACTATGGGGAAGAGATACAAAAACAATTTCTAATTATTATTGTGGAAAATCCCTTCCAGATAAAAAAGATTTAATAATACTTTCTAGGGTTTTAGGAAAATCTTACGATGAAATATTGGTATTCAAAGGTGATGTGGAAGGTTACCAACGGATAGACCAATATAGTATTGAGTTTGATGATAAATGTGAAACAATATCTGATGCCATTAACAGGTCAAAAACAGAAAGCAAATTATTTAATTCATTTTCAAAGGGATACGCTAATATTCGTAATTTAGAAGAGGCGGGGTTTTGTTTTCTGTTTTTTTCTTCTGAAGATGAGCAGGATATTCGCAATAGAATGATGGATGAATTGCTTTCTGGTAAAGGAGTTCATAGCCCATATATGCAACATATTTATGAGTATTATATTTGGCGTAATTTATCAGAGGAACAGAAAGCTGTATGTAAAGCACAATTTGCCTATTGGCGTGGTGAAAAAGAAGAGAGACCTTCAATCTCCACGGTGTATCAGTTAAAAAACAAAGATTAG
- a CDS encoding spermidine/putrescine ABC transporter substrate-binding protein translates to MKSLIQIMLAIVIACGLLYFVASKLEAASSAGGKDSLVVYNWGEYIDPSLIDQFEEETGITVVYETYDSNEAMLTKIRQGGSSYDVVVPSEYTIETMIKEDLLIEIDHSKLPNLQNIDPYFLDLPFDPKNKYSIPYFWGTVGVVYNPNDVPKHITFDSWDDLWDPALKNKVFLVDGAREIIGMGLNSLGYSLNSRDENELREALEKLIQLNGNVKAIIGDEITPLMINNEATVAVTFSGQAADMMYENEELNYAVPSEGSNLWFDNMVIPKTSSNVAGAHQFINFMLDAQVAAQNTDYVGYAIPNKAAWELLDEEVVNDERFYPSEESRKNLEVYENLGLELLGTYNEYFLEFKMSLD, encoded by the coding sequence ATGAAATCTTTAATTCAGATAATGTTAGCAATCGTTATAGCATGCGGTCTACTTTATTTTGTTGCTTCAAAGCTTGAAGCAGCAAGCTCAGCTGGTGGAAAGGACTCTTTAGTCGTATACAATTGGGGAGAATACATTGACCCTTCGCTGATCGACCAGTTTGAAGAAGAAACAGGCATTACTGTTGTTTATGAAACGTACGATTCAAATGAAGCGATGTTAACGAAAATTAGACAAGGTGGCTCATCCTATGATGTGGTTGTCCCATCAGAATATACGATTGAAACAATGATTAAAGAAGACTTGTTAATAGAAATTGATCATTCGAAACTTCCAAACCTACAAAATATCGATCCTTACTTTTTAGATTTACCGTTTGACCCGAAAAATAAATACTCCATTCCGTATTTTTGGGGAACAGTTGGTGTAGTTTATAATCCTAATGATGTTCCTAAACATATCACTTTTGATTCTTGGGATGATTTATGGGATCCAGCACTGAAAAATAAAGTATTTTTAGTTGATGGTGCACGTGAAATCATTGGTATGGGCTTAAACAGCTTAGGATATTCGTTAAATTCACGTGACGAAAACGAATTACGTGAAGCATTAGAAAAATTAATCCAACTAAACGGCAATGTCAAAGCAATCATAGGAGATGAAATTACTCCACTAATGATTAATAATGAAGCTACAGTAGCCGTAACATTCTCTGGGCAAGCTGCAGACATGATGTACGAAAACGAAGAGTTGAATTACGCAGTACCTTCAGAGGGCTCAAACCTATGGTTCGATAACATGGTTATTCCGAAAACCTCATCAAATGTGGCAGGTGCCCATCAGTTCATTAATTTTATGCTGGATGCGCAAGTGGCTGCGCAAAATACAGATTATGTAGGATATGCTATTCCAAATAAAGCAGCGTGGGAACTATTAGATGAAGAAGTGGTAAACGATGAACGTTTTTACCCAAGCGAAGAAAGTCGCAAAAACCTAGAAGTATATGAAAACTTAGGCCTTGAACTGCTAGGAACATATAACGAATACTTTCTAGAATTTAAAATGTCACTGGACTGA
- a CDS encoding glycoside hydrolase family 3 N-terminal domain-containing protein, which produces MVNVNLKAKPYYLNDADIDWVKETINSMTLEEKIGQLFVNMGSSRSEEYLTDMVNNYHIGAVRYNPGKSEEVYDQNKILQENSKIPLLIAANTEAGGNGACTDGTEIGLEVKIGATNDPKWAYEMGRVSGVEAAAIGCNWSFAPIVDINYNWRNPIISSRSFSSNPDLVLEMSLAYMKGIQESGIAPAAKHWPGDGVDERDQHLSFSVNSLSTEEWDQTFGKVYKGLIDAGLPSMMAGHIHMPAYERFFNPDIKDEDLLPATLSKEITTNLLRGKLEFNGVVVTDASHMIGMTGAMKRSKLLPTSIAAGCDLFLFFNDPDEDFEYMMNGYKDGIITEDRLQEALERILGLKAMLGLHKKAKTEILPPKEEALAKIGLPENKALFKEVADRAITLVKDKQEVFPVTPEKYKRVLLVDVKGVQGGFGALIGSKEKAVDIMKELLEAEGFEVTIWESTEEMIMKLPEEERMAALGNVYAQKRPITELTDNYDLIINIANVNHGGTVQRIVWPASKGTPDIPFYVHEVPTIFVSVQYPYHLPDVPQVKTYINAYDSRKQTLEELLEKLMGRSEFKGVSPVDAFCGFVDTRI; this is translated from the coding sequence ATGGTAAATGTAAATTTAAAAGCAAAACCCTACTACCTAAATGATGCTGATATCGATTGGGTGAAGGAAACCATTAACTCTATGACCCTTGAAGAAAAAATTGGGCAGTTATTCGTAAATATGGGATCAAGTCGTTCGGAAGAGTATCTAACAGATATGGTAAACAATTATCATATAGGTGCAGTCCGCTATAACCCTGGTAAATCAGAAGAAGTGTATGATCAGAATAAAATTCTCCAAGAAAACAGCAAAATTCCTTTGCTCATCGCTGCAAATACTGAAGCTGGCGGTAACGGCGCCTGTACAGATGGCACAGAAATTGGTTTAGAAGTGAAAATCGGTGCTACAAATGATCCAAAATGGGCCTATGAAATGGGCCGGGTGTCTGGTGTAGAAGCAGCTGCTATCGGTTGTAACTGGAGCTTTGCCCCAATCGTCGATATTAACTACAACTGGCGTAACCCTATCATTTCAAGCCGTTCATTTAGCTCTAACCCAGATCTAGTTCTTGAAATGAGCCTTGCTTACATGAAGGGAATTCAAGAGAGCGGAATTGCTCCTGCTGCAAAACACTGGCCTGGTGATGGTGTTGACGAGCGCGACCAACATCTATCCTTCAGTGTAAATAGTTTATCGACAGAAGAATGGGATCAAACCTTTGGTAAGGTTTACAAAGGGTTAATTGATGCCGGGCTTCCATCCATGATGGCTGGACATATTCACATGCCTGCCTATGAACGCTTCTTTAATCCTGATATTAAAGACGAAGACCTTTTACCAGCTACTCTATCTAAAGAAATTACAACTAACCTATTACGTGGAAAATTAGAGTTCAACGGCGTGGTTGTTACTGATGCAAGCCACATGATCGGTATGACAGGTGCAATGAAGAGAAGCAAGCTGCTTCCTACTTCAATTGCTGCTGGTTGTGACTTATTCTTATTCTTTAATGATCCAGATGAAGACTTCGAATACATGATGAACGGATATAAAGATGGAATCATTACAGAAGATCGCTTGCAAGAAGCTCTAGAGCGTATTTTAGGTTTGAAAGCGATGCTCGGTCTTCATAAAAAAGCAAAAACTGAAATTCTGCCGCCAAAAGAAGAAGCATTGGCAAAAATCGGTCTTCCTGAAAATAAAGCTCTTTTCAAAGAAGTTGCCGACCGCGCAATTACGTTAGTTAAAGACAAACAAGAAGTCTTTCCAGTAACTCCTGAAAAATACAAACGTGTATTATTGGTTGATGTAAAAGGTGTACAAGGCGGATTTGGCGCTTTGATTGGTAGCAAAGAAAAGGCTGTCGATATTATGAAAGAATTGTTGGAAGCAGAGGGATTCGAAGTAACCATTTGGGAATCAACGGAAGAAATGATTATGAAACTTCCTGAAGAAGAAAGAATGGCTGCTCTTGGAAATGTATATGCACAAAAGAGACCTATTACCGAGTTGACAGATAATTATGATTTAATCATCAATATCGCCAATGTTAACCATGGAGGAACCGTACAAAGAATCGTTTGGCCGGCAAGTAAAGGTACACCGGATATTCCATTCTATGTCCATGAAGTTCCAACTATTTTTGTATCTGTTCAATATCCGTACCATTTGCCAGATGTACCACAAGTAAAAACATACATCAATGCGTATGACAGCAGAAAGCAAACGTTAGAAGAATTATTAGAAAAATTAATGGGACGGTCCGAATTTAAAGGTGTCAGTCCTGTTGATGCATTTTGCGGATTTGTCGATACCCGTATTTAA
- a CDS encoding ABC transporter ATP-binding protein, with the protein MANDIIIRFDNVTKSYSSDTKVLQDVSFELERGKFYTLLGPSGCGKTTILRIIAGFEKPTTGDIYLNGKCVNNVPANERQVNTVFQDYALFPHLNVFENVAFGLRIKKVKESEIKVRVAEALKFVNLVGYETREITEMSGGQRQRVAIARAIVNDPEVILLDEPLSALDLKLRTEMQYELRELQQRLGKTFIFVTHDQEEALAMSDEIFVLNEGIIQQSGTPVDIYDEPINRFVADFIGESNMVDGVMLEDYTVKFAGKVFDCVDGGMKPNEKIDVVIRPEDLQITSPEVGKIVVRVDTQLFRGVHYELSTYDKDGNEWLVHSLKKAEVGAQVGLDFDPEAIHIMRLNETEEEFDARIEAYTNED; encoded by the coding sequence ATGGCAAACGATATTATTATCCGTTTTGATAACGTAACAAAATCTTACAGCAGTGACACGAAAGTTTTACAAGATGTAAGCTTTGAACTTGAACGTGGAAAATTTTACACATTACTTGGTCCTTCAGGTTGCGGAAAAACGACGATTTTACGTATAATTGCAGGCTTTGAAAAACCGACAACAGGGGATATATACCTTAACGGCAAGTGTGTGAACAACGTACCAGCAAACGAGCGTCAAGTAAACACTGTATTCCAAGACTACGCCCTATTCCCGCACTTAAACGTATTTGAAAACGTGGCATTCGGTTTACGAATTAAAAAAGTAAAAGAGTCTGAAATTAAAGTTCGCGTCGCAGAAGCGTTAAAGTTCGTAAACTTAGTAGGTTATGAAACCCGTGAAATTACAGAAATGTCAGGCGGTCAGCGTCAAAGGGTTGCGATTGCACGCGCTATCGTTAATGACCCGGAAGTGATTTTACTCGATGAACCATTATCAGCACTTGATTTAAAGCTGCGCACAGAAATGCAATATGAGTTACGCGAGCTACAGCAACGCCTTGGCAAAACATTTATTTTCGTTACACACGACCAAGAGGAAGCTTTAGCGATGAGTGATGAAATTTTTGTTTTAAACGAAGGGATTATCCAGCAATCTGGTACGCCAGTTGATATTTACGATGAGCCAATTAACCGTTTCGTTGCAGACTTCATCGGGGAGTCAAACATGGTAGACGGCGTCATGCTTGAAGACTACACAGTCAAATTTGCTGGTAAAGTATTTGACTGTGTCGACGGCGGTATGAAGCCGAACGAAAAAATCGATGTTGTCATTCGTCCAGAAGATCTACAAATCACATCGCCAGAAGTCGGCAAAATTGTTGTGCGCGTCGATACGCAGTTATTCCGCGGCGTACATTACGAGTTATCAACATACGACAAAGATGGAAATGAGTGGCTTGTACACTCGCTGAAAAAGGCTGAAGTAGGTGCACAAGTAGGTCTTGATTTCGACCCAGAAGCGATTCATATTATGCGTCTAAATGAAACAGAAGAAGAATTTGACGCACGCATAGAGGCGTATACGAATGAAGATTAA
- a CDS encoding malate synthase, with protein MNLINKKVTHKRFGTGSIVKHNDSIIEINFASENKKFVYPDVFGKHLTLHDKSIANSLEKIIQEKEMERQKEEWKKEEEKTLQRKNQELRLEHEKLMKNHKLHSESQMVYWCDTEEQNSSFSEWKVFSGVIKSGINKGKPNKPIRLHQNSAVLLTAIDSSMPEKDRRILGVYMVNEDFIGKLCEDGFIPAHSEYKIQLTEQESDQMLFWKYYINEKFPQKTTWNSGKYRYFENSWMAQILLDIVSLKSDPEERELAQQFFEHFCKMNQIREQELPEPNGALMRI; from the coding sequence ATGAATTTAATCAATAAGAAAGTTACACACAAGCGTTTTGGCACGGGTAGTATAGTTAAACATAATGATTCTATTATTGAAATTAATTTCGCATCGGAAAATAAAAAGTTTGTTTACCCGGATGTATTTGGAAAGCACCTAACACTGCATGATAAAAGTATTGCTAATTCACTTGAAAAAATTATACAAGAAAAGGAAATGGAACGACAGAAGGAAGAATGGAAGAAGGAAGAGGAAAAAACACTACAACGAAAAAACCAGGAACTTCGCTTGGAACATGAAAAACTTATGAAAAATCATAAACTTCATTCCGAATCACAAATGGTTTATTGGTGTGACACAGAAGAGCAGAATAGTTCTTTTTCAGAGTGGAAGGTTTTTTCAGGGGTAATAAAAAGTGGAATTAACAAAGGGAAGCCAAACAAACCCATCCGCTTGCACCAAAATAGCGCTGTCCTGTTAACAGCAATAGATTCCAGCATGCCTGAAAAAGACAGACGTATCTTAGGCGTCTATATGGTGAATGAAGATTTTATTGGTAAGCTTTGTGAAGATGGATTTATTCCTGCTCATTCAGAATACAAAATCCAACTTACAGAACAGGAATCGGATCAGATGCTTTTCTGGAAATATTATATAAATGAAAAATTTCCCCAAAAAACCACATGGAATTCAGGTAAATACCGTTATTTTGAAAATTCATGGATGGCTCAAATTTTGCTTGATATAGTTTCGTTGAAAAGTGACCCAGAGGAACGTGAGCTGGCACAACAATTTTTTGAACATTTTTGTAAAATGAATCAGATAAGAGAACAAGAGTTACCAGAGCCTAATGGCGCATTAATGCGTATTTAA
- a CDS encoding ABC transporter permease yields MKIKSKPAFIPYLLWIALFVIAPIGLILYYSMLDLNGEFTLVNYKNFFTSAYLTMTLTSFWYALIITFFTLVISYPTAYLLTKTKHKHLWLMLIIIPSWINLLLKTYAFIGIFGLYGPVNAIIEMLGFDPTQILFTDFSFVFVAVYIFIPFMVIPIFNALDKMNPSLIYASRDLGASPLTTFRRVIFPLTIEGVKSGIQVTFIPALSLFMITRLIAGNKVITLGTAIEQQFLVAQNWGMGSTIAVFLILIMLAIMLLTSTKKKGGRA; encoded by the coding sequence ATGAAGATTAAGTCAAAACCAGCGTTCATCCCATATTTACTATGGATTGCGCTCTTCGTTATTGCACCGATTGGGCTCATTTTGTATTATTCAATGCTCGATCTAAACGGAGAATTTACGCTTGTAAACTATAAAAACTTCTTTACATCAGCATACTTAACGATGACGCTAACTAGCTTTTGGTATGCATTAATCATTACGTTTTTTACGCTAGTTATCTCTTATCCAACTGCGTACCTGTTAACAAAAACAAAGCATAAGCATTTATGGTTAATGCTCATTATTATTCCTTCATGGATTAATTTATTATTAAAAACGTATGCATTTATCGGGATTTTCGGTTTATACGGACCCGTCAATGCAATAATCGAAATGTTAGGCTTCGATCCGACGCAAATTTTATTTACCGACTTTAGTTTCGTGTTCGTTGCGGTGTACATTTTTATACCGTTTATGGTTATCCCAATTTTCAACGCGTTAGACAAAATGAATCCGTCATTAATTTACGCATCACGTGACTTAGGTGCTTCACCGCTTACAACGTTCCGACGCGTCATTTTTCCTTTAACCATTGAAGGTGTAAAATCAGGGATTCAGGTTACGTTTATCCCAGCTCTTTCACTCTTCATGATTACACGCTTAATTGCTGGGAACAAAGTGATTACCCTTGGTACAGCGATAGAACAGCAATTCTTAGTCGCCCAAAACTGGGGAATGGGTTCAACCATTGCCGTGTTTTTAATTTTAATTATGTTAGCAATCATGCTGTTAACAAGCACAAAGAAAAAAGGAGGTCGAGCATAA